AAGTAGCCCACGTCGTCAAAGAGGAGTCGGCTGTACTCCGCACTCGGGTTCGCATGATTCCCGTAATAGGCACCCGTCGGGATTGCAGAGAATCCGTACTTATCGGACGAAGTGGGCGCTGTACTAGTGGAATAGCTCTTCCATCCCATACGTGCCTTCAACACACCCGTACGGTCGTTCGTCGTCGTAGTGGAGGTTACCCCTTCCATCTTCGCGACATAAGTCTTGAGTTGACGCCATTCTGTCGTATCGGGGACATGCCATTTTTCCGGACAGATGCCGCGATGCGGAGATTCCACGATGGTCGCCGCCGACGACTTGAGGTACTTGGAGTCAATATTCATCGCGGCAGTCCAACTATAGAGCCTTCCACCCACTTCGCAATTTTCCTTCTTGTTCTTATAACACCAGCTATTCTCCACAAGGTTTTCATTCAATTCATCGTAGTAGTTCAGGTTCTCGGCCATCCAGGTCTGTAGCCCGATTACAACCGTCTTGTATGTTTTTCCGTCGCGAGTATCTTTAAGCGAGCCGTACTGCACCGAAGCCGCCTGGCTAAAGAATTCGCTCTTGTCGTAGTCGTAAACATCAGCGACGCGCCAGTTGCCTTCACCGCCATCGCACACGTACTCTTCGATCAATGAGGAGGTGGTCGGATAAAGGACCATGGCACCTTTCTTGCCTTCCGTACAGGCCGTCCCCACCTTGACTTCCATAGTCGAGGGCAAACGCCAATGGTCGGCATCGCAGATATATGTCTTGTTGTCGTTTACACTATAGATATTGGCCACACCTTTCATTTCGGCATCGAGGTCTGCAGTACATACGCCCAGCCCATAAATTTGGGACGCATACATATTGATGTACTTTTCAAAATAAGGCACGGTCTTGTTCATGGAGCCAAGCTTTGCACGAATCGCGGAATAATTCCTCTTGGTATCCATCGCCCAGTCCGCAATAGCGACCTTCGTAGTGGAATCTCCGTTCCACAAGCCGTCCTCTTCCAAATCCGTAGAAATCGTAGCCACTCGGCTTGCGATATCGGCGTCGGTCAGGCTTCCCTGCAAAAGGATCGACGCGGCAAGCAGTTTTGCATCGTCTTCGAAGGTTCCATAAATGGACAGGTCTTCAAAAGCGTGGTTGTTCGTCGGCCAGCCGAACGCCGCAAGCACTTCACGTTCTGCCGCAGACTTTGCCGCAGGAACGTTCTTGTATTTCCCGCTCTGCGCAAACAAGTAGATAGCACGCTTGTGAGCGAGGTGCCCCAGAATATTCACGTTGGCGGCGTCCCTATCCTTCAAATCGACAAGCGACTTTATCGTCAATTGTCCCGAGGTCTTTGCCGCGGCATTCTCGTTGTAATAGTAGCCGTTCGCCTGCATCAAGGCATACTGGCTTTCCAGCGTCACCTTGACCGACGTGAACGCGCCCAAATCGGTAGTCACTTCCCATTCAAACGAGGTCCCTGTCGGGTCAAGGACTTCATCCAGTTCCATCAACTTGATTGTTGAGCCACTCACAAAGGGGCCCTTCTCGGCAACACCGGTAAAGGTCTTCTTCGAGATGGCGACATTTTTCACCTCGTCGCCAGCACCATGCACGCTGGAACTTGATTCGGGAATACTGCTCGAAATCGGCTTTGCAGAACTGCTGGACTTATTTTCGGTAGAGGAAGATCCGTTCGATGAAGAGGAATCCCCCTTAGAAGAAGACGAACCGTCCTTTGATGCCGAGGAACCATCCTTATTCGACGCCGAGGAACCATCCTTGGAATTGGAAGATTTGTCCTTGGAAGCGGAAGAGCTGCCCTTTGAACCCGACGAAGAACCGTCCTTGGAAGAAGACGAACTGTTTTTGGAAGCGGAGGAACCTTTCTTTGAAGAGGATGATTTCGGAGTCTCGGTTTCCTTCCAATCTTTGTCTTTGCACTTGTAATACGCCTCGTCATCTTCGACGAAAATGACATCGCCTTCCCTGTCCGAGGTGCATTTGCCCAAGTCGTATATCGATTCTACGCTGGAGCCGTCTTCCGGAACCGAAGATTCCTCACGCAGGGGTTCAGATGATGAGTCGCCTCCACAAGCGTTAAAAATCAACGCGGAGCAGAACAACGCCGTAACCGAAAAACTCTTTTTCACATTCATCCTCACTAAAAATCTATGCGATTGCCTTTGAGATCATAACGCAGACCCGCTTTCTTGACATAGAGCGAATGTCCGTCAAACCAGATTCTTCTAGTATCGTCCGCCTTGCGGATGCTTTTTTCCGTCAACAGTAACTGATGCTTTTCCGACGTGGAGTCCTGTACATTAGAAGAATCCTTTTTGGGGTGCTTTTCCGACGTGGAGTCCTGCACATCAGAAGAATCCTTTTTGGGGTGCTCTTCCGACGTGGAGTCCTGCACATCAGAAGAATCCTTTTTGGGGTGCTCTTCCGACGTGGAGTCCTGCACATCAGAAGAATCCTGTTTGGGAAGCTCTTCCGACGTGGAGTCCTGCACATCAGAAGAATCCTGTTTGGGAGGCTCTTCCGACGTAGAGTCCTGCACATCAGAAGAATCCTGTATGTCAACCAGCGGCAATTTCATTGACGCTTCCATAAATTCGGGTTTTAGGCCTTTCTCCAAGGCAACCATACTACCCAACAGATATGCCAGCGCCGCATTCTTGTCAATGGAGACTTCTGCAGTCCGCTGATTTCCACCACGAATGGACCGTGCTACGTACGGACTGAAACCTAGTTCCTCCGCATTTTCCACCTTTTCGGGCCCATTGAGCAACATCCCGTGAACAGCGTCTCTAGAATCAGAAGCTTCCGAAGAAATTCGGTGATACGGCATTACCGAATTCCCTACGATTATATTTTTATAAGTTATATACATTTTCTGTGTCGGATTACAACCAAAGAAATAGTAAAGTACGGTCCAGGCCGCATCCACATATTTTTCCTCTCCAGTCACATAGTAAGCATGCAACAGCCAAATCGCCTGATTGGCCGCAATCCCATTGCTTCCATTTACAAAATCACTCTCGGCAAGCGTTACGCCAATACCCGACTTAGTTCGTTCAACAAGACTATCCGCCTTTTTGACTATGAACGACTTCGCCACGGAGGCAATGTTACCAAACAATTCCGCATGCGTTGCCTTCCCGTAAGTGGCAAGCCCATAAACATTTTGCCAATTGGGAATATCGCTCGACGCCCCATCGACAATATATTTTTTGTCCTTCGTTGTTATGGCAAGTTCCGTCATCGCGAATTGGCGTTCGTCCGAAATAATGCTGTCCGCATACGGTTTCGTCGAAACACCAAAGGGATTATCCTTAAACAAGGCGTCTTGGTGCTCTTCAGCCCATTCAAACGCGACCTTTGCCGCATTCAGGCACGTATCCGCAAACGCTTCATCGTATTCACGATAAACTCGGGATGCCGTCGCCATTATTGCAGCAAAATCATACGACGCTGCGGCACTCTTTCCTATAACAAATCTCGGCAAGGTATCTTGCTCCGGAAGAACATTATATGCAGGGTCTTCAAGCGATGTCACCTTGTGGTACACGCCTCCACTTTTAGACCGCATCCTAAGCAACCAGCGCAACTCATACCAGACTTCGTTTAAAATTTGAGGCCAGTCCAATTTTACTCGATCATAAATTTTCCTCCAATAAAACAAGCCCCAATCAAGTTCCTTTAAATACTCCGGATAGTGTTCATACAGGCTAAGAAGGGTATAAACGGTTATACCCGCATTTACAACATATTTGCCATAGTCAGCACCATCGTACCACCCTTCCGAGGCCGCAATCGTACCGCTTTCTCCAAGCGACGCATGCAAAACAACCGGATTATCAAGATGTGCTTCTTGCCTAAACACACCATTACCCATAATTTCACTTGAAGCACGTTGGACATAGAAGAATGCCAACGACGTCATTAAAAGAGTATCCAAGGGGGCTGCGCCTATTGTCACAGAACGGGATCCCCTTTCCAAAAGCGACGAACCTTGCCATACCGTATATCTACCCGGAGTCTTCAGTTCGGAGAAGTCTATAATCTGAAGGGAATCTCCACTAAGCGAATCGTACACAGGTTTCGCAGGAGTCACTCCAAAAACCGAATCTCCCGACGTATTCTTGAAATAC
This genomic stretch from uncultured Fibrobacter sp. harbors:
- a CDS encoding fibrobacter succinogenes major paralogous domain-containing protein, with product MKKSFSVTALFCSALIFNACGGDSSSEPLREESSVPEDGSSVESIYDLGKCTSDREGDVIFVEDDEAYYKCKDKDWKETETPKSSSSKKGSSASKNSSSSSKDGSSSGSKGSSSASKDKSSNSKDGSSASNKDGSSASKDGSSSSKGDSSSSNGSSSTENKSSSSAKPISSSIPESSSSVHGAGDEVKNVAISKKTFTGVAEKGPFVSGSTIKLMELDEVLDPTGTSFEWEVTTDLGAFTSVKVTLESQYALMQANGYYYNENAAAKTSGQLTIKSLVDLKDRDAANVNILGHLAHKRAIYLFAQSGKYKNVPAAKSAAEREVLAAFGWPTNNHAFEDLSIYGTFEDDAKLLAASILLQGSLTDADIASRVATISTDLEEDGLWNGDSTTKVAIADWAMDTKRNYSAIRAKLGSMNKTVPYFEKYINMYASQIYGLGVCTADLDAEMKGVANIYSVNDNKTYICDADHWRLPSTMEVKVGTACTEGKKGAMVLYPTTSSLIEEYVCDGGEGNWRVADVYDYDKSEFFSQAASVQYGSLKDTRDGKTYKTVVIGLQTWMAENLNYYDELNENLVENSWCYKNKKENCEVGGRLYSWTAAMNIDSKYLKSSAATIVESPHRGICPEKWHVPDTTEWRQLKTYVAKMEGVTSTTTTNDRTGVLKARMGWKSYSTSTAPTSSDKYGFSAIPTGAYYGNHANPSAEYSRLLFDDVGYFANFWSSVESATATGAIYWFLDYRYGYLSYYTGSYNQKDKGFSLRCVKDKE
- a CDS encoding glycoside hydrolase family 9 protein translates to MRYLVLTILLCGLVSTICAAPVDTVDLLGGAGRFNETPTDDGWNFYSKKASSYQVSLRHYSDSVGWAIVIKCTTMDEPSKNAKARYKVMVPHGSRLMPRLKATTDRSRGLVFGFENYVGDDLFSWSAVIKESMTNVYVTKPFDFCSANHKTEEMYFYISGGHSIWEVAIPWVVVDMVPIECPGDSAYADSVARASQAEMLYSYLGYTPNAPKRMVLKKGISADVYFKNTSGDSVFGVTPAKPVYDSLSGDSLQIIDFSELKTPGRYTVWQGSSLLERGSRSVTIGAAPLDTLLMTSLAFFYVQRASSEIMGNGVFRQEAHLDNPVVLHASLGESGTIAASEGWYDGADYGKYVVNAGITVYTLLSLYEHYPEYLKELDWGLFYWRKIYDRVKLDWPQILNEVWYELRWLLRMRSKSGGVYHKVTSLEDPAYNVLPEQDTLPRFVIGKSAAASYDFAAIMATASRVYREYDEAFADTCLNAAKVAFEWAEEHQDALFKDNPFGVSTKPYADSIISDERQFAMTELAITTKDKKYIVDGASSDIPNWQNVYGLATYGKATHAELFGNIASVAKSFIVKKADSLVERTKSGIGVTLAESDFVNGSNGIAANQAIWLLHAYYVTGEEKYVDAAWTVLYYFFGCNPTQKMYITYKNIIVGNSVMPYHRISSEASDSRDAVHGMLLNGPEKVENAEELGFSPYVARSIRGGNQRTAEVSIDKNAALAYLLGSMVALEKGLKPEFMEASMKLPLVDIQDSSDVQDSTSEEPPKQDSSDVQDSTSEELPKQDSSDVQDSTSEEHPKKDSSDVQDSTSEEHPKKDSSDVQDSTSEKHPKKDSSNVQDSTSEKHQLLLTEKSIRKADDTRRIWFDGHSLYVKKAGLRYDLKGNRIDF